A window of the Actinobacillus genomosp. 1 genome harbors these coding sequences:
- the leuA gene encoding 2-isopropylmalate synthase, whose product MSNNNIIIFDTTLRDGEQALKASLTVKEKLQIALALERLGVDVMEVGFPVSSAGDFESVKTIAQHIKNSRVCALSRAVDKDIDVAAEALKVAEAFRIHTFIASSAIHVESKLKRSFDDVVDMAVHAVKRARSYTDDVEFSCEDAGRTGIDNICRIVEAAIDAGATTVNIPDTVGYCLPYQYGDIIANVMNRVPNIDKAVVSVHCHNDLGMATANSLTAVLNGARQIECTINGIGERAGNTALEEVVMAIKTRQDMFNGKGTRINTQEIHRVSQMVSQLCNMPIQPNKAIVGSNAFAHSSGIHQDGMVKNKNTYEIMSPETIGLKKEKLNLTARSGRAAVKNHMAEMGYQESDYDLDKLYDAFLKLADKKGQVFDYDLEALAFIDMQAGDEDRLHLDVITSQMISHLPASAFVQVELDGEKLSQVSSGGNGPVDAVFNAILAITGMDIKMLHYNLTAKGEGAEALGQVDIVVEHEGRRFHGVGLATDIVESSARALIHAINAIYRAHRVADLKAKK is encoded by the coding sequence ATGAGCAATAACAATATTATTATTTTTGATACGACATTACGTGATGGCGAACAAGCATTAAAAGCAAGTTTAACCGTAAAAGAAAAACTACAAATTGCTTTGGCACTGGAGCGTTTAGGTGTTGATGTGATGGAAGTCGGTTTTCCCGTTTCATCCGCCGGGGATTTCGAATCGGTAAAAACCATTGCGCAGCATATTAAAAATAGCCGTGTTTGTGCGTTATCACGAGCAGTAGATAAAGATATTGATGTTGCAGCGGAAGCATTAAAAGTGGCGGAAGCGTTCCGTATTCATACCTTTATCGCGAGTTCGGCAATTCACGTTGAGTCTAAATTAAAACGTTCATTTGATGACGTGGTTGATATGGCGGTGCATGCGGTAAAACGTGCAAGAAGTTATACCGATGATGTGGAGTTTTCGTGTGAAGATGCTGGACGTACCGGTATTGACAATATTTGTCGTATTGTAGAGGCGGCAATTGATGCCGGTGCAACTACGGTGAATATTCCGGATACGGTCGGTTACTGCTTACCATATCAGTATGGTGATATTATTGCGAATGTGATGAACCGCGTACCAAATATTGATAAAGCGGTGGTTTCGGTGCATTGTCACAACGATTTAGGTATGGCGACGGCAAACTCGCTTACGGCGGTATTAAACGGCGCAAGACAAATTGAATGTACGATTAACGGTATCGGTGAGCGTGCGGGCAATACGGCGTTGGAAGAAGTGGTCATGGCGATCAAAACGCGCCAAGATATGTTCAACGGTAAAGGCACTCGCATTAACACTCAAGAAATTCATCGTGTCAGTCAAATGGTCAGCCAATTATGTAATATGCCGATTCAGCCGAATAAAGCGATTGTCGGTTCAAACGCATTTGCCCATTCATCAGGTATTCACCAAGACGGTATGGTAAAAAATAAAAACACCTATGAAATTATGTCGCCTGAAACAATCGGCTTGAAGAAAGAGAAATTAAATCTGACCGCTCGTTCGGGGCGTGCGGCAGTGAAAAATCATATGGCTGAAATGGGATACCAAGAAAGCGATTATGATTTGGATAAACTTTATGACGCATTCTTAAAATTAGCTGATAAAAAAGGTCAAGTGTTTGATTACGATTTAGAAGCGCTTGCCTTTATTGATATGCAGGCAGGTGATGAGGACAGATTACATTTAGACGTGATTACTTCGCAAATGATTAGCCATTTACCGGCTTCGGCATTTGTTCAAGTCGAATTGGACGGTGAAAAATTAAGCCAAGTTTCCAGTGGCGGTAACGGGCCAGTCGATGCGGTCTTTAATGCGATTCTAGCCATTACGGGGATGGATATTAAAATGTTACATTATAACCTTACCGCAAAAGGTGAAGGTGCGGAAGCATTAGGTCAAGTGGATATTGTCGTTGAACACGAAGGTCGCCGCTTCCACGGTGTCGGTTTGGCAACCGATATTGTTGAGTCATCGGCTCGCGCCTTAATTCATGCGATTAATGCGATTTATCGCGCGCATAGAGTAGCGGATTTAAAAGCTAAAAAATAA
- the rpoE gene encoding RNA polymerase sigma factor RpoE: MSEQVADQELVERAQKGDKKAFNLLVVRYQNRVAGLLTRYVSRDDIPDIVQESFIKAYRSLESFRGESAFYTWLYRIAVNTAKNHLTALGRRPPKEDILAEDAESFDVGVQLRESDTPENVVLSEELKRVVFDTIENLPEELKTAITLRELEGLSYEEIAEVMQCPVGTVRSRIFRAREAIDAKVNPLMQQI, encoded by the coding sequence ATGAGTGAGCAGGTAGCCGATCAAGAATTGGTTGAGCGTGCACAGAAAGGTGATAAAAAAGCATTTAATTTACTCGTCGTACGTTATCAGAACAGAGTGGCAGGTTTATTAACTCGCTATGTTTCGCGTGATGATATTCCGGATATTGTGCAGGAATCTTTTATTAAAGCGTATCGTTCATTAGAGTCTTTCCGTGGAGAAAGTGCCTTTTATACGTGGCTTTATCGTATTGCAGTAAATACTGCTAAAAATCACTTAACCGCTTTAGGAAGACGTCCTCCTAAAGAAGATATTTTAGCGGAAGATGCGGAAAGCTTTGATGTTGGGGTTCAACTTCGTGAGAGTGATACACCTGAGAATGTGGTGTTATCCGAAGAATTAAAACGTGTCGTTTTTGACACCATTGAAAACTTGCCTGAAGAACTTAAAACGGCAATTACATTGCGTGAGTTGGAAGGTTTAAGTTATGAAGAAATTGCGGAAGTCATGCAATGTCCCGTCGGTACGGTTCGTTCGCGTATCTTTAGAGCAAGAGAAGCGATTGATGCGAAAGTCAATCCGCTAATGCAACAGATTTAA
- a CDS encoding sigma-E factor negative regulatory protein has protein sequence MQQNETLSAFMDGQKVDDAFIDDLCDSPELKQKWARYHAVSSILHGDEVILGNDFSAKMEALLENEEIESQSSDKAATVVPQGKLLKLKRWGMPIMQAGIAASVCLVAVLGVNMVNEKNELAQSNQPVLQTQPFSDSVQPVSYNAPSKDVATLEKLESQQHKINALLQAQQLQSKLDVEAMDMSKAKEQKEKAQTSATDKKSELEKN, from the coding sequence ATGCAACAAAATGAAACCCTTTCCGCTTTTATGGACGGGCAAAAAGTTGATGATGCGTTCATCGATGATTTATGCGACAGTCCTGAATTAAAGCAAAAATGGGCAAGATATCATGCGGTCAGCAGTATTTTACATGGTGACGAGGTCATTCTTGGAAATGATTTTTCAGCAAAAATGGAAGCATTACTGGAAAATGAAGAGATTGAGTCTCAATCATCCGATAAAGCGGCTACTGTAGTGCCTCAAGGTAAATTACTAAAATTGAAACGTTGGGGAATGCCGATTATGCAGGCGGGTATTGCCGCATCAGTATGTTTGGTCGCAGTACTCGGTGTAAATATGGTGAATGAAAAAAACGAGCTGGCACAGTCAAACCAACCTGTATTACAGACTCAGCCGTTCAGTGATTCGGTTCAGCCGGTAAGTTATAATGCGCCGAGTAAAGATGTGGCGACTCTCGAAAAGTTAGAAAGTCAGCAACATAAAATTAATGCATTATTACAAGCTCAACAACTACAAAGTAAACTTGATGTTGAAGCGATGGATATGTCCAAAGCAAAAGAACAAAAGGAAAAGGCTCAGACATCTGCAACTGATAAAAAATCAGAGTTAGAAAAGAATTAA
- a CDS encoding SoxR reducing system RseC family protein, with protein MMIETATVVNYQSGIATVKCSAKSACGGCAAQNSCGTKSLSALTGEKFAPQFKLSVDMPLAVGDKVQIGLPEQTLLLSVFLIYCVPLFVLVISAVIFSRLFTNELLIAFFMLISVSMTFWNIKRIMNKKRESEFTPVFLRRL; from the coding sequence ATGATGATTGAAACTGCAACCGTTGTGAATTATCAGTCCGGTATTGCAACGGTAAAATGTAGTGCAAAAAGTGCTTGCGGAGGTTGTGCGGCACAAAATAGTTGCGGCACAAAATCTTTATCGGCACTGACCGGAGAGAAATTTGCTCCGCAATTTAAATTATCCGTAGATATGCCTTTAGCAGTAGGAGATAAAGTCCAAATCGGCTTGCCCGAGCAAACGTTACTGCTGAGCGTATTTTTAATTTATTGTGTTCCATTGTTTGTATTAGTTATCTCTGCGGTCATTTTTTCTCGATTATTTACGAACGAGTTATTGATCGCATTTTTTATGTTGATCAGTGTAAGTATGACTTTTTGGAACATCAAAAGAATAATGAATAAAAAACGGGAAAGCGAGTTCACTCCTGTATTTTTAAGAAGACTTTAA
- the fadD gene encoding long-chain-fatty-acid--CoA ligase FadD, whose amino-acid sequence MEKIWLQNYPEGSPKTINVTPYDSLLEMFESAVRKHPDIPAYINMGKVLTFRKLEERSRAFAAYLQNELRLEKGDRIALMMPNLLQYPIALFGALRAGLVVVNVNPLYTPRELEHQLNDSGAKAIVVVSNFAATLEKIVFETSIKHVILTRMGDQLSFGKRTLVNFVVKYIKKLVPKYKLPHAVSFREALSIGKQRQYVKPTIYKDDLAFLQYTGGTTGVAKGAMLTHGSVIANVAQAKWVAEPLLKCSRERIAVIPLPLYHVFALSVNCLLFIELGVTGLLITNPRDIPGFVKELKKYPFVALTGVNTLFNALLNNENFKEVDFSNLKLSVGGGAAIQSAVAKRWHALTGSHIIEGYGMTECSPLIAATRSDSTEHTGSIGVPVPNTDIRIVDDEGNDVAIGERGELWVKGPQVMQGYWQRPQDTADVLKDGWMATGDIVVMGEDLNLRIVDRKKDMIIVSGFNVYPNEIEDVIAHNPKVNEVVAIGIPSKSSGEAIKIFVTKKDESLTREELRNYCRQYLTGYKIPREIEFRDELPKSNVGKILRRILRDEELAKIKEQQN is encoded by the coding sequence ATGGAAAAGATTTGGTTACAGAATTATCCTGAAGGCTCACCAAAAACGATAAATGTGACCCCTTACGATTCATTATTGGAAATGTTTGAATCCGCTGTACGTAAACACCCGGATATTCCCGCTTATATTAATATGGGGAAAGTGCTTACTTTCCGTAAATTGGAAGAAAGAAGTCGTGCATTTGCCGCTTATTTACAGAATGAACTTCGTCTGGAGAAAGGTGATCGAATCGCATTGATGATGCCGAATTTATTGCAGTATCCGATTGCATTGTTCGGGGCTTTGCGCGCCGGTTTGGTGGTTGTAAATGTTAATCCGCTTTATACTCCTCGAGAATTAGAACACCAATTAAACGATAGTGGAGCAAAAGCGATCGTTGTGGTGTCAAATTTTGCCGCAACACTTGAAAAGATCGTATTTGAAACGAGTATAAAACATGTCATTCTGACCCGAATGGGTGATCAACTTTCATTCGGTAAGCGTACATTGGTTAATTTTGTGGTGAAATATATTAAAAAGCTTGTGCCTAAATATAAGTTGCCTCACGCAGTAAGTTTTCGTGAAGCCCTTAGTATTGGTAAACAGCGCCAGTACGTGAAACCGACTATTTATAAAGATGATCTTGCCTTTTTACAATATACCGGCGGTACGACCGGTGTAGCAAAAGGTGCTATGCTGACCCACGGTAGCGTGATTGCAAATGTCGCACAAGCAAAATGGGTGGCTGAACCATTGCTTAAATGCTCTCGTGAACGTATTGCAGTGATTCCTTTACCGCTTTACCATGTTTTTGCACTTTCAGTAAATTGCTTACTGTTTATTGAGCTTGGGGTAACAGGCTTATTAATTACTAATCCCCGAGATATTCCCGGCTTCGTCAAAGAGTTGAAAAAATATCCTTTTGTGGCTCTGACAGGGGTAAATACGTTATTTAATGCGTTATTAAATAATGAGAATTTTAAAGAAGTTGATTTCTCCAATTTAAAATTGAGTGTCGGCGGCGGTGCGGCAATTCAATCTGCCGTTGCAAAACGTTGGCATGCATTAACCGGTAGCCATATTATTGAAGGTTATGGTATGACGGAATGTTCTCCGCTGATTGCGGCGACACGTTCAGATTCTACCGAACATACCGGTTCTATCGGCGTACCGGTACCGAATACCGATATTCGTATTGTGGATGATGAAGGTAATGATGTTGCGATAGGCGAGAGGGGAGAGCTTTGGGTAAAAGGTCCTCAAGTGATGCAAGGTTATTGGCAACGTCCGCAAGATACCGCTGATGTATTGAAAGACGGATGGATGGCAACCGGTGACATCGTTGTGATGGGGGAAGATCTTAATTTACGTATTGTTGATCGCAAAAAAGATATGATCATTGTTTCCGGTTTTAATGTGTATCCGAATGAAATCGAAGATGTCATTGCGCATAATCCGAAAGTAAATGAAGTCGTCGCAATCGGTATTCCGAGTAAATCATCCGGTGAAGCGATTAAAATTTTTGTGACAAAAAAAGACGAGAGCCTTACACGAGAAGAATTGCGAAATTATTGCCGCCAATATTTAACCGGTTATAAAATTCCTAGAGAAATAGAGTTTCGTGACGAATTGCCGAAAAGTAATGTAGGTAAAATTCTCCGTCGCATATTAAGAGATGAAGAATTAGCGAAAATAAAAGAGCAACAGAATTAA
- the upp gene encoding uracil phosphoribosyltransferase yields the protein MKIVEVKHPLVKHKLGLMRAADINTKDFRALATEVGSLLTYEATTDLETESVEIDGWCGKVEVERIKGKKVTVVPILRAGLGMMDGVLEHIPSARISVVGIYRNEETLEPVPYFTKLANDVEERLAIIVDPMLATGGSMIATIDLLKKAGCKQIKVLVLVAAPEGIKALEAAHPDVELFTASIDSHLNEHGYIVPGLGDAGDKIFGTK from the coding sequence ATGAAAATTGTAGAAGTAAAACATCCTTTGGTTAAACATAAACTAGGTTTAATGCGTGCGGCTGATATTAATACGAAAGATTTCCGTGCGTTAGCGACGGAAGTCGGTAGTTTATTAACTTATGAAGCAACAACCGATTTAGAAACCGAGTCGGTTGAAATTGACGGCTGGTGCGGTAAGGTTGAAGTTGAGCGTATTAAAGGTAAAAAAGTAACGGTTGTGCCTATTTTACGTGCGGGTTTAGGTATGATGGACGGTGTGTTGGAACATATCCCAAGCGCACGTATCAGTGTCGTCGGTATTTATCGTAATGAAGAAACCTTAGAGCCGGTACCTTACTTCACTAAATTAGCGAATGATGTAGAAGAACGCTTAGCGATTATCGTTGATCCAATGTTAGCAACCGGCGGCTCAATGATTGCAACCATTGATTTATTGAAAAAAGCGGGTTGTAAACAAATTAAAGTACTTGTGCTTGTTGCTGCTCCGGAAGGGATCAAAGCATTAGAAGCGGCGCATCCGGATGTAGAATTGTTTACCGCTTCAATTGACAGCCATTTAAATGAACACGGTTATATTGTCCCAGGACTTGGTGATGCAGGCGATAAGATTTTCGGTACTAAATAA
- the rsmA gene encoding 16S rRNA (adenine(1518)-N(6)/adenine(1519)-N(6))-dimethyltransferase RsmA, with protein sequence MSNQNSKKHLGHTARKRFGQNFLHDMNVIHNIVAAINPKNGQFLLEIGPGLGALTEPVAEQVDKLTVVELDRDLAERLRHHPFLNHKLTIIEQDALRFNFREYFESLELKEGEGVRVFGNLPYNISTPLMFHLFKFHDLIQDMHFMLQKEVVKRLCAAPNSKAYGRLTIMAQYYCQVMPVLEVPPTAFKPAPKVDSAVVRLMPHKVLPHPVKDVYWLNRVTTQAFNQRRKTLRNALSTLFSPEQLEALNIDLNARAENLSIADYTRLANWLYDNPLAVDSKEEIIDEDI encoded by the coding sequence ATGAGTAATCAAAATTCAAAAAAACATTTAGGTCATACCGCTCGTAAACGTTTCGGTCAAAACTTTTTACACGATATGAATGTTATTCATAACATTGTAGCGGCAATTAATCCCAAAAACGGTCAATTTTTACTTGAAATCGGCCCGGGTTTAGGCGCATTAACCGAACCGGTTGCCGAGCAAGTGGATAAACTCACGGTGGTTGAATTAGATCGAGATCTTGCCGAACGTTTACGTCATCACCCGTTCTTAAATCATAAATTAACGATTATTGAACAAGATGCGCTGCGTTTTAATTTCCGCGAATATTTTGAAAGTCTTGAGTTAAAAGAAGGTGAAGGCGTACGTGTATTCGGTAACTTACCGTATAACATTTCAACACCGTTGATGTTCCACTTATTCAAATTCCACGATTTAATTCAAGATATGCACTTTATGTTGCAAAAAGAAGTGGTAAAACGTTTATGTGCGGCACCAAATAGTAAAGCATACGGCCGCTTAACCATTATGGCGCAATATTATTGCCAAGTGATGCCTGTATTGGAAGTACCGCCAACCGCATTTAAACCGGCACCAAAAGTAGATTCGGCCGTAGTGCGCTTGATGCCGCATAAAGTGTTACCGCATCCGGTAAAAGACGTATATTGGTTAAATCGAGTAACCACACAGGCATTCAATCAACGTCGTAAAACATTACGTAATGCACTATCAACTTTATTTAGTCCTGAGCAATTAGAAGCACTGAATATCGATTTAAATGCTCGTGCAGAAAATTTAAGTATTGCGGACTATACTCGCTTAGCTAACTGGCTATATGACAATCCTCTGGCAGTCGATAGCAAAGAAGAAATCATTGATGAAGATATTTAG
- a CDS encoding peptidylprolyl isomerase: MKLISAKSLLVALVTAIGISQTAIAVEERVVALVDGVPVMESQVQRALGKKANSEANHKAAVEQIIDDLLVQKAVKEAGVKVNYAKVDQVIEDIAARNGITYGQLLDALDYQGITLDQYRQQIAQQMAMEQVRNISIGKSIQVDPKDVHAYAKELLEKDKANGKLKNVTGTQHRVSHILIKTTPVLNDAQAKAKLAQIIADIKAGKTTFEEAAKVNSVDYLSAADGGDLGYNFLDIYDPAFAKAASTAKQDQITAPFKSQFGWHILKVTGTQQGDRTEDAYNQRAYEQLVDKQAQEAAKDWVKALRKTADVQYVGK, encoded by the coding sequence ATGAAATTAATCTCTGCAAAATCATTATTAGTCGCATTGGTTACTGCAATCGGTATTTCTCAAACGGCAATTGCCGTTGAAGAACGTGTTGTGGCACTAGTCGATGGCGTACCGGTAATGGAAAGTCAAGTACAACGCGCATTAGGTAAAAAAGCAAATTCGGAAGCAAATCACAAAGCGGCGGTAGAACAAATTATTGATGACCTGCTAGTACAAAAAGCGGTCAAAGAAGCCGGCGTAAAAGTGAATTATGCGAAAGTTGATCAAGTAATTGAAGATATTGCGGCACGAAATGGCATTACCTACGGTCAATTACTCGATGCGTTGGATTATCAGGGTATTACGCTAGATCAATATCGTCAGCAAATTGCACAACAAATGGCAATGGAACAAGTAAGAAATATTAGCATCGGTAAATCAATCCAAGTTGATCCGAAAGATGTTCATGCTTATGCTAAAGAATTACTTGAAAAGGATAAAGCGAACGGTAAATTAAAAAATGTGACCGGAACTCAACATAGAGTAAGTCATATTTTAATTAAAACCACACCGGTACTAAATGACGCTCAAGCAAAAGCTAAATTGGCTCAAATTATCGCGGATATTAAAGCGGGTAAAACCACTTTTGAAGAAGCGGCAAAAGTAAATTCGGTCGATTATCTTTCGGCTGCGGACGGTGGTGATTTAGGTTATAATTTCTTAGATATTTATGATCCTGCTTTTGCTAAAGCGGCAAGTACGGCAAAACAAGATCAAATTACCGCACCGTTTAAATCCCAATTCGGCTGGCATATTCTTAAAGTTACCGGTACACAGCAAGGTGACCGTACCGAAGATGCTTATAACCAACGTGCCTATGAACAGCTAGTAGATAAACAAGCGCAAGAAGCTGCAAAAGACTGGGTGAAAGCACTTAGAAAAACGGCTGATGTTCAGTACGTTGGTAAATAA
- the pyrR gene encoding bifunctional pyr operon transcriptional regulator/uracil phosphoribosyltransferase PyrR, translated as MEKIIIDSEQFQRTISRISHQIIEKHSSLENLVLVGIKRRGAEIAEMLQSRIAELAQTQLPLMALDITFYRDDLNLANQDPIYTGVESQIDITGKNVILIDDVLFTGRTIRAALDALLDFGRAMRIELVILVDRGHRELPIRADYVGKNIPTARTEQVQVQTQSYDGINQVVLIRAKDE; from the coding sequence ATGGAAAAAATTATTATTGATTCCGAGCAATTTCAGCGCACGATATCCCGAATTTCTCATCAAATTATCGAAAAGCATTCTTCTTTAGAGAATTTAGTGCTTGTCGGAATAAAACGTCGCGGTGCTGAAATTGCAGAAATGTTACAAAGCAGAATTGCCGAGCTTGCCCAAACGCAATTGCCGTTAATGGCTTTAGATATTACGTTTTATCGTGATGATCTTAATTTAGCCAATCAGGATCCGATTTATACCGGGGTTGAATCTCAAATTGATATTACCGGAAAAAATGTTATTCTGATCGATGATGTATTATTTACCGGACGTACTATTCGAGCCGCGCTAGATGCCCTCCTCGATTTTGGTCGGGCAATGCGTATAGAACTGGTTATATTAGTAGATAGAGGTCATCGCGAGCTTCCGATTCGAGCCGATTATGTCGGAAAAAATATACCGACGGCAAGAACGGAGCAAGTACAAGTACAAACGCAATCTTATGACGGAATAAATCAGGTCGTACTTATTCGGGCTAAAGACGAGTAA
- the hldE gene encoding bifunctional D-glycero-beta-D-manno-heptose-7-phosphate kinase/D-glycero-beta-D-manno-heptose 1-phosphate adenylyltransferase HldE: MMMQYSPKFNNAKVLVLGDVMLDRYWFGATNRISPEAPVPVVKVQDIEERAGGAANVAMNIASLGVPVALHGLIGQDDAGRALDKLLNSHNIQNHCVALDSHPTITKLRILSRHQQLLRLDFEEGFHHVASDSLLAKLEQEITVYGALILSDYGKGTLESVQQMIQVARKAGVPTLIDPKGTDFERYRGATLLTPNMSEFEAVVGHCKNDDEIVEKGLKLIADFELTALLVTRSEKGMTLLRPNQVPFHLPTQAKEVYDVTGAGDTVISVLATAIADGRPYEEACYLANAAAGVVVGKLGTSTVTPTELENAIHHREETGFGILAEDELKRAVEQAKQRGEKIVMTNGCFDILHPGHVSYLENARKLGDRLIVAVNTDESVKRLKGESRPINDLNARMAVLAGLASVDWVVPFAEDTPQRLIGEILPNLLVKGGDYKPEEIAGSQEVWANGGEVKVLNFENGCSTTNVIKKIQASK, encoded by the coding sequence ATGATGATGCAATACTCTCCGAAATTTAATAACGCAAAAGTGCTTGTACTTGGCGATGTAATGTTAGACCGTTATTGGTTTGGTGCAACCAACCGCATTTCGCCGGAAGCACCGGTGCCGGTGGTAAAAGTACAAGATATCGAAGAACGTGCCGGTGGTGCGGCGAATGTAGCAATGAACATTGCCAGCCTTGGGGTACCGGTCGCTCTACACGGTTTAATCGGGCAAGATGATGCCGGTCGTGCTTTAGATAAATTACTTAATTCACACAATATCCAAAACCATTGTGTTGCATTGGATTCACACCCGACTATCACCAAATTACGTATTCTGTCACGTCATCAACAATTATTACGTTTAGATTTCGAAGAAGGCTTTCATCATGTTGCAAGCGATTCTCTGCTTGCAAAACTTGAACAAGAAATTACCGTTTACGGTGCATTAATTTTATCGGATTACGGCAAAGGTACGCTTGAATCGGTACAACAAATGATTCAAGTGGCACGCAAAGCCGGCGTACCGACACTCATTGACCCAAAAGGTACCGATTTTGAACGTTATCGCGGTGCAACGCTCTTAACACCGAATATGTCTGAATTCGAAGCGGTAGTCGGTCACTGCAAAAATGACGATGAAATTGTAGAGAAAGGCTTAAAACTGATTGCTGACTTCGAATTAACCGCACTATTAGTTACTCGCTCGGAAAAAGGAATGACATTACTACGTCCAAACCAAGTTCCGTTCCATTTACCAACCCAAGCGAAAGAAGTTTATGACGTAACCGGTGCCGGTGACACGGTTATCAGTGTACTTGCTACAGCAATTGCCGACGGTCGTCCTTACGAAGAAGCGTGTTATTTAGCAAATGCGGCGGCTGGCGTGGTTGTGGGTAAATTAGGTACTTCAACCGTGACACCAACCGAATTAGAAAATGCGATTCATCATCGCGAAGAAACCGGTTTCGGTATCTTAGCGGAAGACGAATTAAAACGTGCGGTAGAACAGGCAAAACAACGCGGTGAGAAAATTGTGATGACCAACGGCTGTTTCGATATTCTGCACCCGGGACACGTTTCTTACTTAGAAAATGCACGTAAACTAGGCGATCGTTTAATTGTGGCGGTAAATACCGATGAGTCGGTGAAACGCTTAAAAGGTGAATCTCGCCCGATTAACGATTTAAATGCACGAATGGCGGTACTTGCCGGTTTAGCTTCCGTGGATTGGGTCGTGCCTTTTGCAGAAGATACGCCGCAACGTCTTATCGGTGAAATCTTACCTAACTTATTAGTTAAAGGCGGAGATTATAAACCTGAAGAGATTGCCGGTAGCCAAGAAGTTTGGGCAAACGGCGGTGAAGTTAAAGTATTAAATTTTGAGAACGGTTGTTCAACAACAAACGTAATCAAGAAAATTCAGGCGTCAAAATAG